In Phycisphaeraceae bacterium, the genomic stretch GATGCGGTCGCACAAGCCGATGGTCGCTTCCTCCGCAGGGACGAAGGAACCAGTCTGGGCCAGTAACGTGATCAACGCGGTCTGACGGATGTAGGTGGACTTGCCAGCCATGTTAGGCCCGGTGATCAGTGCCAGTGAATGCCATCGAGCGGAGGATAAAGATGACGTATTAAGAGAGGAGGATTCCTCGGAGCCGTTTGGAATTCGACTTGCACTATCGCTTCCGCTGCCAAGTTCAACATCGTTAGGTACAAATCGATCACCCAGTAATTCATCCAGTACGGGATGCCTGCCTGCCCGAATGGACAGCACCGGTTCGTTGGTGATGGCTGGTTTGACGTAACGATAACGGCGTGCCCGTCGAGCAAAGCAGACCAAGACATCCAATTCCGCCACCACAGCGGCAAAGGACTGCAACTCAGTGAGGTGATCCGCTGTCTTGGTACACAAACCGAAGAAAAGTTCGCCTTCACGTGCGATGGCCCGCTGCTCCGCTGACAACACTTTGCCCTCGAAGTCTTTCAGATCGGGAGTAATGAAGCGTTCCGCATTCTTGAGTGTCTGTTTGCGAGACCATTCGGGCGGAGCCTTATCACGATTGCTGGCTATTAATTCGATGTAGTAACCAAAAACCTTGTTGAATCCGACTTTCAATGACGAGATGCCGGTCGCTTCAATAAGCTGTTTCTGATACCCCGCCAGCCAGGTGTGGCTGTCGCGTTGGAGGACGCGATATTCGTCGAGTTGTGCATCATAGCCATCACGGATCAAGCCGCCTTCTCGCATGTGGTGAGGCGGGGAATCGATACAAGCCGTGGCGATGAGCTCCGTTAACCGAACAAGAGGCCCTGACACACTGGCTACTCGTCCGTAATAACCTCGCACAGAGGGTCGATCTGCAAGAAGTTCCGCGATTTTACTGGCCGGTTTGACACTTGAGCCCAGCGCAACCAGATCGCGCGGCGTTGCTCGTCCGACAGCGATTCTTCCGAGAATTCGTTCCACATCCTGCACCGTTTCGAGTGCTTGTCGCAGGTCTGTAAGAAACCGCTCATCCTCAACCAGTGTCGCGACAACCCGCTGTCTTTCCTCAATGAGAGATTGTTTCGCAAGTGGGTAGCACAGCCATTGCCGCAGTAACCGCTTGCCCATTGGTGTCGTGCAATCCTGCAACACTCCGAGGAGACTCCCCTCAGTTCCTCCGCTGCGGAGTGTTTGTTCGACCTCCAGACTGCGCAACGATGTCTGGTCAATGATGAGATGATCCGTGCGCGTGAATCGTTTAGGAGGTTGAAGGTGTGCAATGCGTCTGGAAGACTGACTGCTGGAAGTACCGGGGGTTCGTTGCGTTTCGAGCAGGTAATGAATGATCGCCGACGCCGGCCCAAGCACTGGATCGTCATCATCAAGACCAAAGCCCGCCAGGGATGCCACCTGAAATTGTTGACGGAGTATCTCTGCCGCTTCGCGCTGACGAAAATGCCATCCGGGCCGACCTGTCGCGGCACAACCGACTCGTTCGACCAGGTTCCTGATCCGTGTGGGCGGCTGACCATCGGCAGACTCGACGTAAAGCAGCTCACGAGGGTGGATGCGTGCTAACTCATCTGCGATTTCCTCGACATTGATCGTCGTCAGGGTGAATGATCCGGTACTCAACTCCGCCCAGGCGATTGAGACCGCCGGGCCGTCATCGCCAGGGTGGAACGTGATCGCTGCCAGCGGATTTTCTTTGCCCTCTTCGAGCAGTGCTTCATCGGTCAGAGTGCCGGGAGTGATGACCCGTGTGACTTCCCGTTTCACCACACCCTTGGCCAGTGCGGCATCTTCCATTTGTTCGCAGACCGCCACGCGATGACCAGCCTGAATCATCCGTCGCAGGTAGCCCTCAACAGCGTGAAAGGGTACGCCCGCCATGGGAACGCCTTCGGTTCTGCTTGTGAGCGTAATGCCCAGAACTCGATGGGCCAGCAAAGCGTCATCGAAGAACATTTCATAAAAATCCCCCATGCGGAAAAAAAGAACGCATTGAGGATGCTGCTTTTTGAATGCGTGATACTGCCGCATCGCAGGCGTATTGCCGTCTGACGGACTTGTGTTGGCTTTACTGGAATCAGCCATTGTGGAGGAAACTCTAACCGATCCGTGTTGCAGTGGGTTACCGTTTGCATCGTGAAGATGAATGAAAGCCTGCCGTATTCACCACGTTGGGCTTGACATGTAGAGGGAGTTGAAACCGCGAAGTCTATAATCGTGGTCGTGACTCAGTTGTTTGATACCATCGCGATGTCTGGCTCGACATCCAGCCAGCGGTATGCACAAGTCGCGCTGGAGCAGGGTATTGATTCCTCCTCAACAGGACTTACCTACTCGATCCCGGAATCCCTGTCTGATATCGCTGTCGGCGACCGGGTCATCGTTCCGCTGGGACGTAGGAATGAACAGGTCAGCGGATTTGTTGTTGAACTGACCCATCACTCCGATATTGCCCACGTAAAGTCCATCGTTGGACGTGACACTCACAGCATTTCCTTAACACCTGACCTGGTGGAACTGGCGCGGTGGATCAGCAATTACTACTGCTGTCCGCTGGGGATGGTTTTTTCCACCATGCTGCCCGCAGCGGTGAAACGCGGCACGGGCCTGATCACTCAATTATGGGTTCGCAGAAAGCCGGATATTCCAGCGGAAATAACTAGCAAAAAGGCTGGCCATTCCAAACTTCAGATCGCGGTTCTGGCTGTGCTCGACACGATGGAGAAGGAAGGCAGGACGTGGGGTGAAATCAAGCGAGTAGCCGATCTGGCTGGTGCGCGGAGCGTTGCGCCGGTTAAGCAACTCATCGCCAAGGGGTACCTTGAGTCCAGGCAGACACGGGAGATTCATGCGGATTGGGGCGAGGAAGCACCTCGTCTGGAGAGCGCGAGACCGAATCACGTGTTGACGTCGTCCCAGGCTCACGCCATTCAGAAGCTCGCTGCCAGCGTGCATCAGGGCTTTTCTGTTCACCTGCTCCACGGGGCTACGGGTAGCGGCAAGACGGAGGTATATCTCCGTGTGATCGAGCATCTCCTTCAGGAATACGGCAAGGCGAATAGTGCAGGTAGGAAGGACTCTGAAAATTCACAACCGGGAGCGATCGTACTGGTGCCGGAGATTGCGCTGACACCGCAGACCGCAGATCGGTTTGTGGGGCGATTTCCAGATGTGGCGGTACTTCATTCGGGCCTCAGCGGCGCGCAACGTCATGAGGAATGGCGACGAATCCGTGAAGGTCGTGCCCGCATCGTCGTTGGTGCGCGATCAGCTATTTTCGCACCACTGCCGAACCTGGGTGTCATCATCGTTGATGAAGAACATGAAAGCTCATTCAAACAGGACCAGTTGCCCCGGTATCACGCGCGCGACGTGGCGGTCAAACGCGGTCAACTGCTGAACATTCCAGTTGTCCTGGGTTCCGCCACTCCAAGTCTGGAGAGTTATTACAACGTCACCGTTCGTGGAAGCTATCACCTGCTCGAACTGCCCGATCGGGTGGCGGGGTTGAAACTTCCTGCAGTCGAAATCATCGACATGGGGCAGGAGCGGAGAAAGCGGCAGGGTGTCCACCTGATGAGTTTGCGCCTCGAACAGGCCCTTCAGACGACAATCGATGAAGGCGGTCAGGCGATGCTGATGCTGAATCGGCGCGGCTATGCGAATTACCTCGCATGCCCCGACCACCGATGCGGTTGGATGATGGGATGCAAATACTGTGATGCGATGATGGTGTATCACAAGGACGCCCGCCTTCCAGTTGGCGGACTGGTTCGCTGTCACCACTGTGAAGCGGAACAACTCCTGCCGCCAACCTGTCCAAATTGCGGCAGAAGGGTTACAACTTTCGGTCTGGGAACTCAGCGCGTCGAAGAGGAATTACAACGAAAACTCCCCAGTGTGCGATTCATCCGAATGGATTCGGACGCGATGCGCACCGGAAAGGATTATCAACGCAGTCTTGAGGCATTTCGGAATCAGAAAGTGGATGTGCTGCTGGGCACTCAGATGATTGCCAAGGGGCTTGATTTCCCAAACGTCCGACTCGTCGGCGTCATCAGCGGAGACACGTCCCTGCATCTGCCGGACTTCCGTGCAAGCGAACGAACCTTTCAACTGATCGCTCAGGTCGCAGGTCGAGCTGGACGTGGTGATGCCGCCACCCCCGGCCTGGTCATCGTGCAGACATTCAAACCTGATGACGCGGTGATCGGATTGGCGAGTCGTCACGATTACGTTGGGTTTGCGAAACGAGAGATTGCACTCCGAAAAGAAGTCAACCTTCCTCCTTGTTCACGCATGGCGAGGATCGTCGTCCGTAATACCAATCAAGTAACCTGTCACGCTGAGGTAAAGAAACTCGCCGACCAGCTTGCTGCCGCCAATCAAGCCCAGGGAAATCACGTTCGCATTCGTGGTCCGATGCCTTGTCCGATTGCGAGGATAGCCGACCATTTCCGTCAGCAGATTGAGCTGTTTGCTCCTGATGCTGCGACGATGCAGCGGCTTCTTACAGCGGTGCGCAATGCCAAGGCACTGCGATCCGACAATAAAATGGCGGTGGATGTTGATCCCGTTTCGCTGCTGTGAAAGAGGAGGCCGGATGCGGCGATGCGTTCGTCTTTTGTCCTGGCAGAAGCTATTGCATGTATGTGCTGCGCCGGCAGCTCATCCGGGAATCTCAGGCTGCTCCTCATCACCGAAAATCGCCCGCCCAACCCGGACGATATTGGCCCCTTCCTGAATGGCGACTTCATAATCGCCCGTCATACCCATCGACAGGATGTTGAACTCCGGCCCACCCACCTTCGCGGAGCGAATCTCGTGAAAGAGCTCAGCAGTTCGGGCGAAGATCGGCCGAGCTTCCTCAGGATTGTCCAAATGAGGAGCCATCGTCATCAGGCCGCGGAGTTTGAGGTGCATCATCGTGTCGATCTGCTCCGCCAGATGAATCACAGCCGGGGCCGCGACGCCCGATTTGCTCGCTTCGCCGCTGATGTTGACCTGAATGAGAATCTCGATGGTTCGTTCACCGCGGGCGCCGAGATTATGTAATTCCTCAGCCAGACGCAGACTGTCAACGCTATGAATCAGATGCACCAAGGGGACGACCTGCTTGACCTTGTTGCGCTGCAGGTGGCCGATCATGTGCCAGCGAACTTTGGCGGGTACTGCATCCGATTTCTCGCCACGGGCTGAGGGTGTCCCAAGTGTGCGCCGGCGTGCGAGAAACTCATCAAGCGTAGCAACACGCTGTTGAAGATGCTGCACTCGATTCTCACCCAGGTCCACGTGCCCCATCTCGACAAGTGTGCGAATTTGATCGGGGCTGGCTGTCTTAGTCACCGCCACGAGAGCGACATCGCTGGGTCGCCGCCCGGAGCGTTCTGCCGCGCGGGCGATGTTGTCCATCACCTTGCGATAGGCATCCTTGAGCTGAGCGGGTCCGGAGATCCTGATTGGTGCCATGAATTCAGGATAGGAGGGCAGTAGGAAAGTGCAAGGGGCGGAGGCAGGATGTTTTCTGTTACCCCGTCAGGTACCGGGGGTGGAGGCGAGGCGTTTACGCTTGCGGATCTTCCAGACGACAAACGAAATGACCAGCGCAATGGCCACCGCTCCCACGAGTAATTGTGCCTGACCCGCGAGGTGTTTTACCTTTGCTATCTGGTGACCGCCGAAATAGGCGACCAATACCAGAGCCGGCACGCTGATGATGGCAGCAGTGCCGTCGAAGGTGAGCATTTTCCAGAATGGAATCTTGAAAACCCCTGCTGAAAAAAATACAGGAGCACGCAGCCCCGGAAGGAAACGTGCGACAAAAAGCGTCTTACCTCCGTGATTGTGGAAAGCGAGTTGTGCTTTCTGGAGTCGGTCTTGTGTGAGGTAGCGGCGCAGGAGTTTAAGACGTGGTAAATGGTGGCCGTATTTTCGTCCCATGTAGTAAATCAGACAATCCGCACCAAGCACCGCAATGAAGGTCGCTGGCAGCATGTACCAGAGGTCCACGCCGGCACCGTGTGACTCAGGAAGATCACCCAGATAGCAGAGATAACCAGCAGCGAGCAGCGGAATGTCTTCCGGGATTGGAAGCCCCAAACCGCTGATAAGAAGCAACGCCAGCAGCGCGATTGCCATGGAGTGCGCTACGGCAGGATTCGTCAGGTACTGGAAGAGCAGGTCCATGGGGGAGGAAATTGTAGCGAAATCAAAGCATGTATCGGACGCGGCCACGCAGCCGAGTCATCTTGAATCGTCGGCCAACTCAAGCGTGTCGCTTAACCCACTCCAAAGCTGCCTCACGAGAGGTCAGCTCTCCTTCCAATTGTCGATCGTACACGCGATCCAACAATGTCTTAAACGATGGTCCCGGTCGAAATCCCAAGGCTACCAGTTCGTCTCCGGTAATCCATGGCGGCGGGGCAATACCGGACTGCTTCAAAGCAGGTATCTCATCATTGATACGGCTCAATAAGCTGTGTAGGTCGAATTTTGTCGCTGCTGCTTTTATCAGGGTGTGAATAGGCGACCAAGCTGGATGAGCCAGAAGTCTCTTTTTCTGGGCAATGGTTGACGTTTCCCATTGAAGTGCTGTTGGTAAGTACCGAAATATCGCTATCAACGCATCTCGATCATCGTTGCTCAGACACAAAGCGTTACGCCATCGCTGGATAATGCTATTTGCTCTCGTCTGACAGAAATCAGCCAGGGTGACTGATGTCGTTGGGTGAGTTGCTGTTACATGGCGATCAATCTTCCACGCCGCCAGGACAACGGGGTACGGCGAATCTTGCAACTCCGCGACGGTAGTCAATTTTGTAGCGGGTAAGTGCGGTTCGGTTAGAACGGCGGCGTCCAGCGACAGAGCTTCTATCAAACCAATAGCTCGTGCGGGCATCGTTGGTCGCTCAGGCGTTCCGGGTGCGAGCATCCAGCGACATTCCTGACCGATACGCTCTCGGCTGATCAGTGCAAGTTTGTCAGCGGAGCGACGAATGGCATTTTCGGAATCAGGGTCTATGGTCAATCCCAGCCTTGCTGTGAACCGGATCGCACGGAGCATGCGCAGGTAGTCCTCGGAGAATCGCGCATCAGCATCTCCAATGGCGCGGAGGATCTTATTGCGCAGGTCTGCCTGACCGCCGACGTAATCAATAATCGCTTGTGCAGGATCTTCTGCGAATGGATCTTCAAACAGGCCGTTGATTGTGAAATCTCTCCGCTGAGCATCGTGTCGAGCATCAGTGAAAAAGACTTCGTTTGGTCGTCGTCCGTCTTCGTATGCGCCTTCTCCGCGAAACGTAGCTACTTCTATATCGTGACCGCGCAAGTGTACGAGAACCACACCGAAAGCCTCACCCACATAACGCGACTTGCGGAACAATTCCCTGACTTGCTGCGGACGGGCATCGGACGCAACGTCATAGTCTTTCGGATCGAGTCCGAGCAGACGATCACGCACGCATCCGCCAGCGAAGTAGGCCGTGTGCCCCGCATCGCGGAGTACGCGGACGACTGATGTGGCAGCATCGCAGGCAGGAGAAGTCATGGGTGTGATTGTAAATCCACCGTGGCTAAAGCGTGCTCAGCATTACGGAGACAACTCGGCCA encodes the following:
- the mutS gene encoding DNA mismatch repair protein MutS, yielding MADSSKANTSPSDGNTPAMRQYHAFKKQHPQCVLFFRMGDFYEMFFDDALLAHRVLGITLTSRTEGVPMAGVPFHAVEGYLRRMIQAGHRVAVCEQMEDAALAKGVVKREVTRVITPGTLTDEALLEEGKENPLAAITFHPGDDGPAVSIAWAELSTGSFTLTTINVEEIADELARIHPRELLYVESADGQPPTRIRNLVERVGCAATGRPGWHFRQREAAEILRQQFQVASLAGFGLDDDDPVLGPASAIIHYLLETQRTPGTSSSQSSRRIAHLQPPKRFTRTDHLIIDQTSLRSLEVEQTLRSGGTEGSLLGVLQDCTTPMGKRLLRQWLCYPLAKQSLIEERQRVVATLVEDERFLTDLRQALETVQDVERILGRIAVGRATPRDLVALGSSVKPASKIAELLADRPSVRGYYGRVASVSGPLVRLTELIATACIDSPPHHMREGGLIRDGYDAQLDEYRVLQRDSHTWLAGYQKQLIEATGISSLKVGFNKVFGYYIELIASNRDKAPPEWSRKQTLKNAERFITPDLKDFEGKVLSAEQRAIAREGELFFGLCTKTADHLTELQSFAAVVAELDVLVCFARRARRYRYVKPAITNEPVLSIRAGRHPVLDELLGDRFVPNDVELGSGSDSASRIPNGSEESSSLNTSSLSSARWHSLALITGPNMAGKSTYIRQTALITLLAQTGSFVPAEEATIGLCDRIFTRIGASDELHAGQSTFMVEMTETSNICHHASPRSLVILDEIGRGTSTLDGLSLAWAITEHLASRSCRTLFATHYHELTALAERLPNVTNLHVTVREWQDQIVFLHRIAAGSTDRSYGIHVAKIAGLPRTVVDRANEVLGQLSISHSAPQVVPSPANPYQAAHSPDSQRKDAQLSLFTEYLDHPVIEDLRKIDVNHLSPLEAFERLRKFIERVQNGA
- the priA gene encoding primosomal protein N', translated to MTQLFDTIAMSGSTSSQRYAQVALEQGIDSSSTGLTYSIPESLSDIAVGDRVIVPLGRRNEQVSGFVVELTHHSDIAHVKSIVGRDTHSISLTPDLVELARWISNYYCCPLGMVFSTMLPAAVKRGTGLITQLWVRRKPDIPAEITSKKAGHSKLQIAVLAVLDTMEKEGRTWGEIKRVADLAGARSVAPVKQLIAKGYLESRQTREIHADWGEEAPRLESARPNHVLTSSQAHAIQKLAASVHQGFSVHLLHGATGSGKTEVYLRVIEHLLQEYGKANSAGRKDSENSQPGAIVLVPEIALTPQTADRFVGRFPDVAVLHSGLSGAQRHEEWRRIREGRARIVVGARSAIFAPLPNLGVIIVDEEHESSFKQDQLPRYHARDVAVKRGQLLNIPVVLGSATPSLESYYNVTVRGSYHLLELPDRVAGLKLPAVEIIDMGQERRKRQGVHLMSLRLEQALQTTIDEGGQAMLMLNRRGYANYLACPDHRCGWMMGCKYCDAMMVYHKDARLPVGGLVRCHHCEAEQLLPPTCPNCGRRVTTFGLGTQRVEEELQRKLPSVRFIRMDSDAMRTGKDYQRSLEAFRNQKVDVLLGTQMIAKGLDFPNVRLVGVISGDTSLHLPDFRASERTFQLIAQVAGRAGRGDAATPGLVIVQTFKPDDAVIGLASRHDYVGFAKREIALRKEVNLPPCSRMARIVVRNTNQVTCHAEVKKLADQLAAANQAQGNHVRIRGPMPCPIARIADHFRQQIELFAPDAATMQRLLTAVRNAKALRSDNKMAVDVDPVSLL
- a CDS encoding YggS family pyridoxal phosphate-dependent enzyme, translated to MAPIRISGPAQLKDAYRKVMDNIARAAERSGRRPSDVALVAVTKTASPDQIRTLVEMGHVDLGENRVQHLQQRVATLDEFLARRRTLGTPSARGEKSDAVPAKVRWHMIGHLQRNKVKQVVPLVHLIHSVDSLRLAEELHNLGARGERTIEILIQVNISGEASKSGVAAPAVIHLAEQIDTMMHLKLRGLMTMAPHLDNPEEARPIFARTAELFHEIRSAKVGGPEFNILSMGMTGDYEVAIQEGANIVRVGRAIFGDEEQPEIPG
- a CDS encoding DedA family protein, with product MDLLFQYLTNPAVAHSMAIALLALLLISGLGLPIPEDIPLLAAGYLCYLGDLPESHGAGVDLWYMLPATFIAVLGADCLIYYMGRKYGHHLPRLKLLRRYLTQDRLQKAQLAFHNHGGKTLFVARFLPGLRAPVFFSAGVFKIPFWKMLTFDGTAAIISVPALVLVAYFGGHQIAKVKHLAGQAQLLVGAVAIALVISFVVWKIRKRKRLASTPGT
- a CDS encoding CCA tRNA nucleotidyltransferase, whose translation is MTSPACDAATSVVRVLRDAGHTAYFAGGCVRDRLLGLDPKDYDVASDARPQQVRELFRKSRYVGEAFGVVLVHLRGHDIEVATFRGEGAYEDGRRPNEVFFTDARHDAQRRDFTINGLFEDPFAEDPAQAIIDYVGGQADLRNKILRAIGDADARFSEDYLRMLRAIRFTARLGLTIDPDSENAIRRSADKLALISRERIGQECRWMLAPGTPERPTMPARAIGLIEALSLDAAVLTEPHLPATKLTTVAELQDSPYPVVLAAWKIDRHVTATHPTTSVTLADFCQTRANSIIQRWRNALCLSNDDRDALIAIFRYLPTALQWETSTIAQKKRLLAHPAWSPIHTLIKAAATKFDLHSLLSRINDEIPALKQSGIAPPPWITGDELVALGFRPGPSFKTLLDRVYDRQLEGELTSREAALEWVKRHA